From a region of the Listeria monocytogenes ATCC 19117 genome:
- a CDS encoding cupin domain-containing protein, with translation MSTLENSVIFDKGELITNDYFTGNAYLKMLVPEDTVYNCPIGNVTFEPGARNNWHKHDGGQILLVTGGTGYYQEEGKPAQLLREGDVVTIPKDVKHWHGATKDSWFVHLAISTNVELGGTTWLEPVSNEHYNNL, from the coding sequence ATGAGTACACTTGAAAACAGCGTTATTTTTGATAAAGGGGAACTGATTACTAATGACTACTTTACCGGTAATGCTTATTTAAAAATGCTTGTCCCTGAAGACACTGTTTACAATTGTCCGATTGGGAACGTTACGTTTGAACCGGGAGCTAGAAACAACTGGCATAAACATGATGGCGGACAAATCCTACTTGTGACAGGCGGAACTGGCTACTATCAAGAAGAAGGAAAACCTGCCCAGTTGCTCAGAGAGGGCGACGTGGTAACAATCCCTAAAGACGTGAAACATTGGCACGGCGCTACGAAAGATAGCTGGTTTGTCCACTTAGCCATTTCGACAAATGTGGAATTAGGCGGAACGACCTGGTTAGAACCTGTTTCCAACGAGCATTACAATAATTTATAA
- a CDS encoding MerR family transcriptional regulator: MTKNNISFYVVDASEELTMNIKEASEKSGVSADTIRYYERIGLIPPIHRNESGVRKFGAEDLRWILFTRQMRRAGLSIEALIDYLALFREGEHTLEARAELLKKQRIELKNRIDVMQEALDRLDFKIDNYDTHLIPAQEELKDFNVERSNS, translated from the coding sequence ATGACCAAAAATAATATTAGTTTTTATGTAGTAGATGCTTCGGAAGAATTAACCATGAATATCAAAGAAGCTAGTGAAAAAAGTGGCGTTTCTGCCGATACAATTCGCTACTATGAACGCATTGGTTTAATTCCACCCATCCACCGTAATGAAAGTGGGGTTCGTAAATTTGGCGCAGAAGACCTACGATGGATTTTATTTACTCGCCAAATGCGCCGAGCTGGTTTGTCTATTGAAGCCTTAATTGATTACTTGGCACTTTTCAGAGAAGGCGAACACACGCTGGAAGCTCGCGCCGAATTGCTGAAAAAGCAACGCATAGAGCTGAAAAATCGCATTGATGTTATGCAAGAAGCGCTCGATCGACTTGACTTCAAAATAGACAATTACGATACCCACCTCATTCCGGCTCAAGAAGAACTAAAAGATTTTAATGTTGAAAGGAGTAATTCATAA
- a CDS encoding helix-turn-helix domain-containing protein encodes MHIKILKNRYPNIVVSKNPIKSSSDTISFFEEPYYFTIPKSNLSEEEAMLLHTLFPEPLPTFPKESTQFWFDLLFGNKELAMTNEKETYRITQFHIKTTTTKSMLQEWQKALLSFFSPEAELIMFSTNYGVIIEKSTGSLLGEEELIAVAGTLENDFYIQSTFFMGLFHPLNDRLRGLFAEERAIFNHNNREVVQTVASESLKVIALRMKESLITNELNDLFHQDDTWIPLIHTLFKNQGNISLTAKELFMHRNTIQYRLDKFYEQTNLSLRKMDGLLLAYLSTLQTNNSNHE; translated from the coding sequence GTGCATATTAAAATATTAAAAAATAGATATCCCAATATAGTCGTTTCAAAAAATCCAATAAAATCCAGTTCAGATACGATTTCTTTTTTCGAAGAACCGTATTATTTTACTATTCCTAAAAGCAATCTTTCAGAAGAAGAAGCGATGTTATTACATACGCTATTTCCAGAACCATTACCAACATTTCCTAAAGAATCCACCCAATTTTGGTTCGATTTATTGTTTGGAAACAAGGAATTGGCGATGACAAATGAGAAAGAAACATATCGCATTACGCAGTTCCATATTAAGACAACTACAACTAAAAGCATGTTACAAGAGTGGCAAAAGGCTTTGCTGAGTTTTTTCAGTCCAGAAGCTGAGTTAATTATGTTTTCGACTAACTATGGCGTTATTATTGAAAAATCAACGGGGTCGCTGCTTGGCGAAGAGGAACTAATCGCCGTTGCCGGTACGCTTGAAAATGATTTCTATATACAATCTACATTTTTCATGGGTCTTTTCCATCCGTTAAATGATCGATTGCGTGGTTTATTTGCAGAAGAACGTGCCATTTTCAACCATAATAATCGTGAGGTAGTTCAGACCGTGGCTTCCGAAAGTTTAAAAGTTATCGCGCTTCGAATGAAGGAAAGTTTAATCACGAATGAACTCAACGACCTTTTCCATCAAGATGATACTTGGATTCCGCTGATTCACACATTATTTAAAAACCAAGGAAACATCAGTCTCACGGCTAAAGAGCTTTTTATGCACCGAAATACCATTCAATATCGTTTGGATAAATTTTATGAGCAAACAAACTTATCGCTCCGCAAGATGGATGGGTTGCTCTTAGCTTATCTATCTACACTTCAAACAAATAATAGCAATCATGAATAA
- a CDS encoding glycoside hydrolase family 38 C-terminal domain-containing protein, translating to MKKNKIVHVVAHSHWDHEWYFTMEDSNILLIENLDYLLNVLETKDSFASYSFDGQMSVIERYLDIRPENKARVEKLIQDRRLFVGPWYTQTDSLLVKTEAVIRNLLYGYKMGEEFGHSMSIGYSPDIFGQHAYLPAIYKSFNMEHSIFQRGVYNDQVQDDLNFHWTSPDNKSIPTNNIFFGYGPGKFLSSEKSYVETRLLPILDRLAEMNTHTDVLLLPAGGDQVLVRENFPEIVAELNEMDLGYTFILSDYEAFMNDAWTSTFPNEITGELLACQKSRIHHTCRSERYDIKRLNYLVENRLVNILEPLATMANKFGIKYPKPWLDIIWKKLFDSHAHNGIGASNSDDANHDIVVRLTSALRMTDGLINLLKKQITKAVSQEMGDENIALLFNTNPVAEERTAKLTLFTPEKSFQLFSGDAEVTFSVVHQEKLDGGRKVIVTAKGEKEVAVPDYYRTEIYLKSGLIPALGYKTLQVKAVTTEMDQLISISKQTIENEKIIVQFENGKINLLNKEQQSIINDLIRFENVADAGDSFDFSPLEGDQAIYIETSELLTVEKNHLYSKMMLKHTALVPKDLEARAQKTSTETFEILTEIELFDGEEFVRVRHTIDNKVKDHRIRALIKTNVAEPKYSYADQGYSLMKRSVINPYLANWREDKFVEAPVPIFPVENIVAVSEEDATLALLVGGIKEYEILPKTAEIALTLFRSNGLLGKDDLMWRPGRASGINNKVVPTPDGQMLEEMIFEYAVYVQPEKLNEQTLYAQSNIFEGHTETYHLQNLNTFEERLERFEVDYPIDRLPAQNSIFELDNPNVFMSTCKKSWDGTGTIIRLFNPSDKEETVRWTTNASSFEVSLAEEKIAELKENTICIPKKGFATILLEGE from the coding sequence ATGAAAAAAAATAAAATTGTACATGTTGTCGCACATTCCCACTGGGATCACGAATGGTATTTCACCATGGAAGATTCCAATATCTTATTAATTGAGAATTTAGACTATCTTTTAAATGTTTTAGAAACAAAAGATTCCTTTGCAAGTTATTCCTTTGATGGTCAAATGTCTGTCATTGAGCGTTACTTAGATATTCGTCCAGAAAATAAAGCGCGCGTTGAAAAACTTATCCAAGATCGTCGTCTGTTCGTCGGTCCGTGGTATACACAAACCGATAGCTTGTTAGTTAAAACAGAAGCTGTGATTCGCAACTTACTTTATGGTTATAAAATGGGCGAAGAATTCGGCCATAGCATGAGTATCGGTTATTCCCCAGATATTTTTGGGCAACATGCTTATCTGCCAGCTATTTATAAATCATTTAATATGGAGCATAGCATTTTCCAGCGTGGTGTTTATAACGATCAAGTGCAAGATGACCTTAACTTCCACTGGACATCTCCAGACAACAAGTCCATCCCAACCAACAATATTTTCTTCGGTTATGGACCCGGCAAATTTTTAAGCAGTGAAAAAAGCTATGTAGAAACTCGTCTTCTGCCAATTTTAGATCGACTTGCTGAAATGAACACACATACAGATGTCCTTCTTTTACCAGCAGGCGGCGACCAAGTACTTGTGCGCGAAAACTTCCCAGAAATTGTCGCGGAATTGAACGAGATGGACTTAGGTTATACCTTCATTCTGTCCGATTACGAAGCATTTATGAATGATGCTTGGACTTCTACTTTCCCGAACGAAATCACTGGTGAACTGCTTGCTTGCCAAAAATCACGAATCCACCATACATGTCGTTCAGAACGCTACGATATTAAACGTCTTAATTACTTAGTAGAAAATAGATTAGTCAACATTCTAGAACCACTTGCAACAATGGCCAATAAATTCGGAATCAAATATCCTAAACCTTGGTTAGATATTATTTGGAAAAAATTATTTGATAGCCACGCTCATAACGGTATTGGTGCTTCGAATTCAGATGACGCAAACCATGACATCGTAGTTCGGCTAACTAGCGCACTTCGGATGACAGATGGCTTAATTAACCTTTTGAAAAAACAAATTACGAAGGCCGTTAGTCAGGAAATGGGCGACGAAAATATTGCGCTATTATTCAATACTAACCCAGTGGCAGAAGAAAGAACTGCAAAACTAACATTATTCACTCCTGAAAAATCATTCCAACTGTTCTCAGGTGATGCGGAAGTGACTTTCAGCGTTGTACATCAAGAAAAATTAGACGGTGGACGGAAAGTAATCGTAACTGCAAAAGGCGAAAAAGAAGTTGCTGTTCCTGATTATTATCGTACAGAAATCTACTTGAAAAGCGGCCTAATCCCTGCACTTGGTTACAAAACATTGCAAGTGAAAGCCGTTACTACAGAAATGGACCAATTAATAAGCATTTCCAAACAAACAATTGAAAATGAAAAAATCATTGTTCAATTCGAAAACGGGAAAATCAATCTTTTAAATAAAGAACAACAAAGCATTATAAATGACCTTATTCGCTTCGAAAATGTGGCTGACGCTGGGGATTCCTTTGACTTCTCACCACTTGAAGGCGACCAAGCCATCTATATCGAAACAAGCGAATTACTAACCGTTGAAAAAAATCATCTATATAGCAAAATGATGTTAAAACATACTGCTTTAGTTCCGAAAGATTTAGAAGCCCGCGCACAAAAAACAAGTACAGAAACATTTGAAATTTTAACAGAAATCGAACTTTTTGACGGTGAAGAATTCGTCCGGGTTCGCCATACTATTGACAATAAAGTAAAAGACCACCGCATTAGAGCATTGATTAAAACAAATGTAGCAGAACCTAAATATTCTTACGCAGACCAAGGTTATAGCCTCATGAAACGCAGCGTCATAAACCCTTACCTTGCAAATTGGCGCGAGGACAAATTCGTGGAAGCACCTGTGCCGATTTTCCCAGTGGAAAATATCGTCGCTGTTTCTGAAGAAGACGCAACACTTGCCTTGTTAGTTGGCGGTATCAAAGAATATGAAATCTTACCGAAAACTGCTGAAATCGCATTAACTCTTTTCAGAAGTAATGGTTTGCTTGGAAAAGATGATCTCATGTGGCGTCCAGGTCGTGCTTCCGGTATTAATAACAAAGTCGTTCCTACACCAGACGGTCAAATGCTCGAAGAAATGATTTTTGAATATGCTGTGTACGTACAACCTGAGAAACTAAATGAACAAACGCTCTACGCGCAATCTAACATTTTTGAAGGTCATACAGAAACCTATCACTTACAAAACCTAAATACATTTGAAGAGCGCCTAGAACGTTTTGAAGTAGATTATCCAATCGACCGTTTACCAGCTCAAAATTCTATCTTTGAATTAGATAACCCGAACGTATTCATGAGCACTTGCAAAAAATCGTGGGATGGCACTGGCACAATTATCCGCCTATTTAACCCATCAGACAAAGAAGAAACCGTTCGCTGGACAACCAACGCTTCCAGTTTTGAAGTTTCACTAGCGGAGGAAAAAATCGCAGAACTAAAAGAAAACACTATCTGTATTCCTAAAAAAGGATTTGCAACTATTTTGTTGGAAGGAGAATAA
- a CDS encoding sugar phosphorylase has translation MQTELVNQIEVKLRKIYQAAYQPAYLEKMLACAENYSNNARGSIDTISEKNVYLIAYGDSIFEKNKHPLQTLNEFLQEYAQDVITDVHLLPIFPSTSDDGFSVTDYKQIDEQLGDWDDVQKMSENFRVMLDFVANHMSKSSDWFKRFSDNEAPYNQFFIEKDSQFDYKNVTRPRTSPLFHKYENGKELWTTFSEDQLDLNVRNIDCLVALTDVLLFYASKQATSIRLDAIGFLWKTSGTTCMHLPETHEIITLWRLLIDELYPNLQIITETNVPHEENISYFGDGENEANMVYQFPLPPLVLHTFTCHDTTKLSKWAKSISQVSSTATYFNFLASHDGIGMRPATGILSDEEINSLVQKAVQNGGQVSYKDNADGTQSVYELNINYGEALQNPGEDTTEELVTKKIIAAHSILLTLQGVPAIYYHSLLGSKNDLVGYEESGINRRINREKLEKNQLVHELETDTYRQTIFTSLKKLVQIRRNHTAFSPFATQEILDLGPDVFAIKRESEEECIYGIINVTSHNIRKTLAFSGTNLLTNQPVTSELDLTAYEVVWIKKAVQ, from the coding sequence ATGCAAACCGAACTGGTTAATCAAATAGAAGTAAAACTAAGAAAAATTTATCAAGCTGCATACCAACCCGCATACTTGGAAAAAATGCTCGCATGCGCCGAAAACTATTCTAATAATGCGCGTGGTTCGATTGATACTATTTCCGAAAAAAACGTCTATCTTATTGCCTATGGCGACAGCATTTTCGAAAAAAACAAGCATCCGTTACAAACATTGAATGAATTCCTACAAGAATATGCGCAAGATGTTATTACAGATGTCCACTTGCTGCCGATTTTCCCTAGTACGTCAGATGATGGCTTCTCTGTCACAGACTACAAGCAAATTGACGAACAGCTTGGCGACTGGGATGACGTTCAAAAAATGTCTGAGAACTTCCGAGTGATGCTTGATTTCGTAGCCAATCATATGTCGAAATCAAGTGATTGGTTTAAGCGATTCTCCGATAACGAAGCGCCGTACAATCAATTTTTCATCGAGAAGGACAGCCAATTTGATTATAAAAACGTCACACGTCCGCGGACTTCTCCGCTGTTCCACAAATACGAAAACGGTAAAGAACTTTGGACTACTTTTAGCGAAGATCAGTTAGACTTAAATGTCCGTAATATCGATTGCCTTGTAGCCTTAACAGATGTACTGCTTTTCTATGCATCCAAACAAGCGACAAGCATTCGACTTGATGCCATTGGATTTTTATGGAAAACTTCTGGCACTACTTGTATGCACCTGCCAGAAACCCATGAGATCATCACGCTTTGGCGTCTGCTGATTGATGAACTATATCCAAATCTGCAAATTATCACAGAAACAAACGTCCCTCATGAAGAAAACATTAGTTATTTTGGCGATGGTGAAAATGAAGCAAATATGGTTTATCAGTTCCCGCTTCCGCCACTTGTGCTCCATACCTTCACTTGCCATGATACAACGAAACTTTCGAAGTGGGCGAAATCCATTTCACAAGTTTCTAGCACAGCGACTTATTTTAACTTCTTAGCAAGTCATGACGGAATTGGTATGCGCCCTGCGACCGGAATTCTTTCCGACGAAGAAATCAATTCTCTCGTCCAAAAAGCGGTCCAAAACGGTGGCCAAGTTTCCTATAAAGACAACGCAGATGGCACGCAGTCGGTATACGAACTTAATATTAACTACGGTGAAGCCCTGCAAAACCCGGGCGAAGACACAACTGAAGAACTCGTAACGAAAAAAATTATCGCTGCTCATAGTATTTTGCTAACACTTCAAGGCGTCCCAGCGATTTACTATCATTCCCTTCTAGGTTCTAAAAACGACCTTGTTGGTTACGAAGAATCCGGTATTAATCGCCGCATCAATCGTGAAAAACTGGAAAAAAATCAATTGGTTCATGAACTTGAAACAGACACTTATCGCCAAACCATTTTCACATCGCTGAAAAAATTGGTGCAAATCAGACGAAATCACACCGCTTTTTCACCATTTGCAACCCAAGAAATTTTAGATTTAGGACCAGATGTTTTTGCGATAAAACGGGAATCTGAGGAAGAATGTATTTACGGAATTATCAACGTCACTTCTCATAATATCCGCAAAACGCTCGCTTTCTCTGGCACGAATCTATTAACCAATCAACCCGTTACGAGTGAACTTGATTTAACTGCGTATGAAGTTGTCTGGATTAAGAAGGCGGTCCAATGA
- a CDS encoding fructose-specific PTS transporter subunit EIIC, with amino-acid sequence MKLSDITSEPLIFLDKDWRTKEEVFDGLIDALHNQGVLSDKNEFKKAVLEREKISETGLEKGFAIPHGKSKAVKKAAFAFARINQPINSWGSIDPTNEVKYIFLLAIPENEAGSTHLELLAALSKRLLDPAFIESISTAPTVNEFITVLDSEQQEDEKVDYTRKIVAITACAAGIAHTYMAAEALELAGKELGIEVIVEKQGANGIEDRITPEILKGAEAVIFATDITAKDKERFAGMPFIQRRVAEPLRSGKEMIETVLSKPDGYVKADTDGSEQQFDNNKSSVFSQIYRGILTGISYMLPVIVAGGLMIGIGQLGATAFGLEKVIGNPEYATNSNQLIVIFHYLGLYGNMIMKFMYPVFGAFLAYSIADRPGLAPGFIGGAFAAGLHYTFWGIDGGIPSGFFGVLILGIIAGFVAKFLNEKIKLHKNLQAMKPMFLIPGITVLVLFFVNYYVVDPVFGGLNAWLQELIIQNQDASAVLLSTIIACLTAFDLGGPVNKAAGAIAIGLAADGIFPLTARVLAIVIPPIGLGLATVLDKYVVKRRVFDENLRVAGTTSIFLGFIAIGEGAIPFMLQNPLITIPINMIGASLGAVTAVLLGAVQWLPLPAIWGWPLVENFWAYAIGLIVGIAFITFANIFVRYGLITRKENKIK; translated from the coding sequence TTGAAATTAAGCGATATTACATCGGAGCCACTCATCTTTTTAGATAAAGATTGGCGCACTAAAGAAGAAGTATTTGATGGATTAATTGATGCTTTACACAATCAAGGAGTTTTGTCAGATAAAAATGAATTCAAAAAAGCTGTCTTAGAACGCGAAAAGATTTCTGAAACTGGTTTAGAGAAAGGTTTTGCTATTCCACATGGTAAATCTAAAGCTGTTAAAAAAGCTGCTTTTGCATTTGCTCGTATCAATCAACCAATTAATTCTTGGGGCAGCATTGATCCAACAAATGAAGTAAAATATATCTTTTTATTAGCTATTCCAGAAAACGAAGCCGGATCAACTCATTTAGAACTTTTGGCAGCTTTAAGTAAGCGTTTACTCGATCCTGCTTTTATTGAGAGCATTTCTACCGCTCCGACAGTAAACGAATTTATAACCGTGCTAGATTCTGAACAACAAGAAGATGAAAAAGTAGATTATACACGAAAAATCGTTGCTATTACAGCATGTGCAGCGGGTATCGCCCATACGTATATGGCAGCGGAAGCCCTTGAACTAGCTGGTAAAGAACTTGGTATTGAAGTTATCGTCGAAAAACAAGGTGCGAATGGTATTGAAGACCGCATTACTCCTGAAATCCTTAAAGGCGCAGAAGCAGTCATTTTCGCGACAGATATTACCGCAAAAGATAAAGAACGTTTCGCCGGAATGCCCTTTATCCAAAGACGTGTCGCTGAGCCACTTCGTAGTGGTAAAGAAATGATTGAAACTGTATTAAGCAAACCAGATGGCTATGTCAAAGCTGATACAGATGGTTCAGAACAACAATTTGATAATAATAAGAGCAGTGTTTTCTCGCAAATTTATCGTGGGATTTTAACTGGTATTTCTTATATGTTACCTGTTATTGTCGCAGGTGGTTTAATGATTGGTATTGGCCAACTTGGCGCAACTGCCTTTGGTCTTGAAAAAGTTATTGGTAATCCAGAGTATGCAACAAACTCTAACCAGCTTATTGTAATCTTCCATTATCTCGGTTTATACGGAAATATGATTATGAAATTCATGTATCCTGTTTTCGGTGCCTTCCTTGCTTACTCAATTGCTGACCGTCCTGGACTTGCTCCCGGGTTTATCGGTGGTGCTTTCGCAGCAGGGCTACATTACACCTTCTGGGGCATAGATGGCGGTATACCATCTGGATTCTTCGGTGTTCTAATTTTAGGTATCATTGCCGGATTTGTTGCTAAATTCTTAAACGAAAAAATTAAATTACACAAAAATTTACAAGCTATGAAACCAATGTTCCTGATTCCAGGGATTACCGTTTTAGTCTTGTTCTTCGTCAATTACTATGTGGTCGACCCGGTATTCGGGGGCTTAAACGCATGGTTACAAGAACTAATTATTCAAAATCAAGATGCAAGTGCTGTACTACTTTCGACAATTATTGCTTGTTTGACTGCATTTGACTTAGGTGGACCAGTCAATAAAGCAGCTGGAGCTATCGCAATCGGACTCGCAGCAGACGGAATTTTCCCGCTAACTGCTCGTGTTTTAGCAATCGTTATCCCGCCAATCGGACTTGGGCTTGCGACTGTATTAGATAAATATGTTGTTAAACGTCGTGTTTTTGATGAAAACTTACGTGTTGCAGGTACAACCTCTATTTTCCTAGGGTTTATTGCCATAGGAGAGGGCGCGATACCGTTTATGCTACAAAATCCACTTATCACTATTCCAATTAATATGATTGGTGCTTCTCTTGGTGCGGTTACTGCCGTTTTACTTGGTGCAGTACAATGGCTTCCACTCCCAGCAATTTGGGGTTGGCCGCTCGTTGAAAATTTCTGGGCCTATGCGATTGGTTTAATCGTAGGTATCGCCTTTATCACATTCGCGAATATCTTCGTACGCTACGGCTTAATCACACGTAAAGAAAATAAAATCAAATAA
- a CDS encoding MarR family winged helix-turn-helix transcriptional regulator, producing the protein MADRQESLAKAIAIIHRSESTFKNKKLLETGLNIGQLRYLWTLYKEDGISQESMAKRFMVDKASVTRHIKRLEELGMIRREIDAKDRRIQRIFVTETGFQMRDLIEEVTAEWSALLTANFSEKEKDDLMHLIGRLSDNAIIAVEGGESE; encoded by the coding sequence ATGGCAGATAGACAGGAAAGCTTAGCGAAAGCCATCGCAATTATTCATCGTTCAGAAAGCACTTTTAAAAATAAAAAATTACTAGAAACTGGTCTTAATATAGGTCAATTACGTTATTTATGGACGCTTTATAAAGAAGATGGTATTTCCCAAGAATCTATGGCTAAAAGGTTTATGGTTGATAAAGCAAGTGTGACAAGGCATATTAAGCGTTTGGAAGAACTGGGGATGATTCGCCGCGAAATTGATGCGAAAGATAGACGTATTCAGCGGATTTTTGTGACGGAAACTGGTTTTCAGATGCGCGATTTAATTGAAGAAGTGACAGCCGAATGGTCCGCACTTTTAACAGCGAATTTTAGTGAAAAGGAAAAAGATGACTTAATGCATTTGATAGGACGACTTTCAGATAATGCGATTATAGCAGTCGAAGGAGGAGAATCTGAATGA
- a CDS encoding MurR/RpiR family transcriptional regulator: MSATSLYRLFAPQIEFLSPAEKQVFFYIDNHISTIEKMSLTSLAESTNVSTTTVIRMCHKLKLSGFSELKFLLHSDKTETKPLSKDYSSTFLEKIRLGIEQLPKKEIEQVATRIAYAPKIYIACLGMTKTLGEYFSKSLVTSKKNVVFTYDSFIIDILPQIVERDDLIIIISESGGTENTLSLAEHLKYNLSNVIAIVNNPNAQISQYVETIIYASSEEFDEDSFKHHHAPLLIVIDLILNIFEQQKKLI; encoded by the coding sequence ATGTCAGCTACTTCACTTTATCGCTTGTTTGCGCCTCAAATTGAATTTTTAAGTCCTGCTGAAAAACAAGTTTTCTTCTATATTGACAACCATATTTCTACCATTGAAAAAATGTCCCTCACATCTCTAGCGGAGTCAACCAATGTCAGCACCACAACCGTTATTAGAATGTGTCATAAATTAAAGCTTTCCGGTTTTTCTGAGCTGAAATTTTTACTTCACTCGGATAAAACAGAAACAAAACCCCTTTCAAAAGACTATTCATCTACATTTTTAGAAAAAATTCGTTTAGGAATTGAGCAACTTCCAAAGAAAGAAATTGAGCAAGTCGCGACAAGAATTGCGTATGCACCTAAAATCTATATTGCTTGTCTAGGCATGACGAAAACATTAGGAGAATATTTTTCCAAAAGTCTTGTTACATCGAAAAAGAATGTAGTTTTCACCTATGATTCATTTATTATCGATATTTTGCCACAAATTGTTGAAAGAGATGATTTGATTATTATTATTTCTGAAAGCGGTGGCACCGAAAACACCCTTTCGCTCGCGGAACATTTAAAATATAATTTATCGAATGTCATTGCGATTGTGAATAATCCCAATGCCCAGATTTCCCAATATGTGGAGACGATTATTTATGCTTCCAGTGAGGAGTTTGATGAAGATTCATTTAAACATCATCACGCCCCACTGTTAATTGTGATTGACTTGATTCTAAATATTTTTGAACAGCAAAAAAAACTTATTTAA
- a CDS encoding HAD family hydrolase yields the protein MYKAIIFDVDGTILDTERAVLHSLQAVLAEEGLSYELDELRFVLGITGAAAVEQLNILDPEKVLDKWIEREATFIEEVEVFEGIHKVLHAIPESGVVTSKNALEMEKGFYPFNIQDHFQAIVCASDTENHKPHPDPLLKGLEILGREPHEVLYVGDSSYDMKCAHAAGAHFGLALWGAKTTDGFEKAELVFEKPEDILAYVSK from the coding sequence ATGTATAAAGCAATAATTTTTGACGTAGATGGAACAATTCTAGACACGGAGAGAGCTGTTTTGCATTCTCTTCAAGCGGTTTTAGCCGAAGAAGGATTAAGTTATGAACTGGACGAATTACGATTTGTCCTTGGAATTACCGGAGCAGCTGCGGTGGAACAATTAAACATTCTGGATCCAGAGAAAGTATTGGATAAATGGATTGAACGAGAAGCAACTTTCATTGAAGAAGTAGAGGTGTTCGAAGGCATTCATAAAGTACTGCATGCCATTCCAGAAAGCGGTGTTGTCACTTCTAAAAACGCGTTAGAAATGGAAAAAGGTTTCTATCCGTTTAATATTCAGGATCATTTTCAAGCGATTGTTTGCGCAAGTGATACCGAAAACCATAAACCTCACCCAGATCCACTGCTGAAAGGGTTAGAAATTCTTGGAAGAGAGCCACATGAAGTGCTTTATGTTGGTGATTCTTCGTACGATATGAAATGTGCCCATGCGGCCGGAGCTCATTTTGGCTTAGCACTTTGGGGCGCGAAGACAACAGATGGCTTTGAAAAAGCAGAACTTGTCTTCGAAAAACCAGAAGATATTTTAGCTTATGTAAGTAAATAA